GTTCCCGCTGAACGGCGCGGATCTCGACAGTCTCGTCTCGGGCCTCGAACGCAAGTTCAAGCGCAAGCTGAAACCGACGGTCGAAGTCGATTCGTCGCTGATCGGCGGCGTGCGCGTGACGGTCGGCGACGAAGTGCTCGACACCTCGGTTCGCGCGCGCCTCGCATCGATGCAGGCTGCCTTGACCGCCTGAGCGCCACGCCGGCACGCAACAGAATTGACTATCAGGAGCGAATAATGCAACTCAATCCCTCTGAGATCAGCGAGCTGATCAAGAGCCGGATCCAGGGCCTTGAAGCGAGCGCAGACGTTCGCAACCAGGGCACCGTGATCTCCGTGACCGACGGTATCGTGCGTATCCACGGCCTGTCGGACGTGATGCAGGGCGAAATGCTCGAGTTTCCGGGCAACACGTTCGGTCTCGCGCTGAACCTCGAGCGCGACTCGGTCGGCGCGGTGATTCTCGGCGAATACGAACACATTTCGGAAGGCGACATCGTCAAGACGACGGGCCGCATTCTCGAAGTCCCGGTTGGTCCGGAACTCGTCGGCCGCGTGGTCGACGCGCTCGGCAACCCGATCGACGGCAAGGGCCCGGTCAACGCCAAGCTGACCGACGCGATCGAAAAGATCGCCCCGGGCGTGATCTGGCGTAAGTCGGTGTCGCAGCCGGTGCAGACGGGCATCAAGTCGATCGACGCGATGGTGCCGATCGGCCGTGGCCAGCGTGAGCTGATCATCGGCGACCGTCAGTGCGGCAAGACCGCGGTGGCGCTCGACGCGATCATCAACCAGAAGGGCAAGGACCTGATCTGTATCTACGTCGCGATCGGCCAGAAGGCTTCGTCGATCATGAACGTGGTTCGCAAGCTCGAAGAAACGGGCGCGATGGAATACACGATCGTCGTCGCCGCTTCGGCTTCGGATTCGGCAGCGATGCAGTACCTCGCACCGTACGCCGGCTGCACGATGGGCGAATACTTCCGCGACCGTGGCCAAGACGCGCTGATCATCTATGACGACTTGACCAAGCAAGCCTGGGCATACCGTCAGATCTCGCTGCTGCTGCGCCGCCCGCCGGGCCGTGAAGCATACCCGGGCGACGTGTTCTATCTGCACTCGCGTCTGCTGGAACGTGCGGCTCGCGTGTCGGAAGAGTACGTCGAGAAGTTCACGAACGGTGAAGTGAAGGGCAAGAGCGGTTCGCTGACGGCACTGCCGGTCATCGAAACGCAGGCTGGCGACGTGACCGCGTTCGTTCCGACGAACGTGATCTCGATTACCGACGGCCAGATCTTCCTGGAAACCGACCTGTTCAACGCAGGCATCCGCCCGGCAATCAACGCCGGCGTGTCGGTGTCGCGAGTCGGTGGCGCCGCTCAGACGAAGGTCGTGAAGAAGCTGTCGGGCGGTATCCGTACCGACCTCGCGCAGTATCGTGAACTGGCCGCATTCGCGCAGTTCGCATCGGACCTCGACGAAGCGACCCGCAAGCAGCTCGAGCGCGGCCGCCGCGTGACGGAACTGCTGAAGCAGCCGCAGTACCAGCCGCTGCAGGTCTGGGAACTGGCCGTGTCGCTGTACGCCGCGAACAACGGCTACCTCGACGACCTCGACGTCAAGCAAGTGCTGTCGTTCGAGAAGGGCCTGCGCGAAAACCTGAAGACCAGCCACGCTGACCTCATCAAGCGCATCGAAGACACCAAGGATCTCTCGAAGGACGACGAAGGCGCACTGCGCTCGGCGATCGAATCCTTCAAGAAGTCCGGTGCCTATTGATCCGCGAGTGACACACTGAGGCGGCGCGGGTGCTGAGGCGCCCGCGCCGCTTCGGTCAAGGAGCAAGCTATGGCTGGAATGAAGGAAATTCGCGGCAAGATCAAGAGCGTGCAGAACACGCGCAAGATCACGAAGGCGATGGAGATGGTGGCCGCATCGAAGATGCGTCGCGCGCAGGAACGCATGCGCGCCGCTCGTCCGTATGCAGACAAGGTCCGTGCCATCGCCGCGCACATGAGCCGCGCGAACCCGGAGTACCGCCACCCGTTCATGGTGGCGAACGAAGGCGTGAACACGGCCGGCATCATTCTCGTCACGACGGACAAGGGTCTGTGCGGCGGTTTGAACACCAACGTGCTGCGTGCGACGGTTCAGAAGTTCAAGGAGCTGGAAGAGAAGGGCCAGAAGCTCGAAGCCACCGCGATCGGTAGCAAGGGCCTCGGGTTCCTGAACCGCTTCGGCGCGAAGGTGATGTCGCAGGTCGTGCACCTCGGCGACACCCCGCATCTGGACAAGCTGATCGGCGCCGTGAAGACGCAGCTCGATCTGTACTCGGAAGGCAAGCTGTCGGCGGTTTATATCGCTTACACGCGCTTCGTCAACACGATGAAGCAGGAAGCTGTGATCGAGCAGCTGCTGCCGCTGTCGTCGGAACACTTCGAAGCCGATGACGGTACGCCGGCCACGTCGTGGGACTACATCTACGAGCCGGACGCGCAGGCAGTCGTCGACGAACTGCTCGTGCGTTACGTCGAGGCGCTGGTGTACCAGGCCGTCGCGGAAAACATGGCGTCCGAGCAATCGGCGCGCATGGTCGCGATGAAGGCCGCGTCCGACAACGCGAAGACGGTGATCAGCGAACTGCAGCTCGTGTACAACAAGAGCCGTCAGGCCGCGATTACGAAAGAACTGTCGGAGATCGTCGGCGGCGCAGCCGCTGTTTAAGCGCGCGCCACGGACGACAACTGCGCCTTTGCGCGAGTAAAGAATCAGGTATTTAAAGGAAAAGCGATGAGTACTGCTGCTTTGGTAGAAGGCAAGATCGTACAGTGCATCGGCGCCGTTATCGACGTGGAATTCCCGCGCGACAGCATGCCGAAGATCTACGACGCGCTCATTCTCGATGGCTCGGAACTGACGCTCGAAGTCCAGCAGCAGCTGGGTGACGGCGTGGTCCGTACCATTTGTCTGGGTGCATCCGACGGCCTGCGCCGCGGCCTGACCGTGAAGAACACGGCAAAGCCGATCTCGGTGCCGGTCGGCAAGCCGACCCTCGGCCGGATCATGGACGTCCTCGGCCGTCCGATCGATGAAGCTGGCCCGATCGAAAGCGCAACGACGCGTTCGATCCACCAGAAGGCTCCGGCGTTCGACGAACTGTCGCCGTCGACCGAACTGCTCGAAACGGGTATCAAGGTTATCGACCTGATCTGCCCGTTCGCAAAGGGCGGCAAGGTTGGCCTGTTCGGCGGTGCTGGCGTGGGCAAGACCGTCAACATGATGGAGCTCATCAACAACATCGCGAAGGAACACGGCGGTTACTCCGTGTTCGCGGGCGTGGGCGAGCGTACCCGTGAAGGGAACGACTTCTACCACGAAATGAAGGACTCGAACGTTCTCGACAAGGTCGCGCTGGTGTACGGCCAGATGAACGAGCCGCCGGGCAACCGTCTGCGCGTCGCGCTGACCGGCCTGACGATGGCCGAGCACTTCCGTGACGAAGGCCTCGACGTGCTGTTCTTCGTCGACAACATCTACCGTTTCACGCTGGCCGGCACCGAAGTGTCGGCACTGCTCGGCCGTATGCCGTCGGCAGTGGGCTATCAGCCGACGCTGGCTGAAGAAATGGGCAAGCTGCAAGAGCGCATCACGTCGACCAAGAAGGGCTCGATTACGTCGGTTCAGGCCGTGTACGTCCCTGCGGATGACTTGACCGACCCGTCGCCGGCTACGACCTTCGGCCACTTGGACGCAACCGTCGTTCTGTCGCGTGACATCGCTTCGCTGGGTATCTACCCGGCGGTCGACCCGCTCGACTCGACGTCGCGCCAGATCGACCCGAACGTGATCGGTGAAGAGCACTACTCGATCACCCGTCGCGTTCAGCAGACGCTGCAGCGCTACAAGGAACTGCGCGACATCATCGCGATTCTGGGTATGGACGAACTGTCGCCGGAAGACAAGCTGTCGGTCGCGCGCGCTCGTAAGATCCAGCGTTTCCTGTCGCAGCCGTTCCACGTCGCTGAAGTGTTCACGGGCTCGCCGGGCAAGTACGTGCCGCTGAAGGAAACGATCCGCGGCTTCAAGATGATCGTCGACGGCGAGTGCGACCACCTGCCGGAACAGGCGTTCTACATGGTCGGCACGATCGACGAAGCCTTCGAAAAGGCCAAGAAGATCTCGTAAGGGACAGGCGTAACGCAGCGGGCGCCGGTCCGTTCGTGAGGGATACCCTGACGGTATCCGTTCGCGAACAGGCGCTCACGTAATACGCTCAACCCGCCGTGCATGGGATCGGAGTAAGCGCTAAAGCGTGCACTCCGATCGACAGGAGTCGATATGGCAACCATCAAAGTAGACGTCGTCAGCGCGGAAGAGCAGATCTTCTCGGGCGAGGCGAAATTCGTCGCGCTGCCGGGCGAAACGGGTGAGCTGGGCATTCTGCCGGGTCACACGCCGCTGATCACGCGGATTCGTCCGGGTGCGGTGCGCATCGAAGTCGAGGGCGGCAACGACGAATTCGTGTTCGTCGCGGGCGGCATTCTCGAAGTGCAGCCGGGCGCCGTGACGGTGCTCGCCGATACCGCGATCCGCGGCAAGGACCTCGACGCGGCGAAAGCCGAGGAAGCGCGCAAGCGTGCCGAGGAAACGCTGCAGAACGCGAAGTCGGATCTCGACCTCGCGAAGGCGCAATCCGAGCTCGCGACCGCAATGGCGCAGCTCGAAGCGATCCAGCGTCTGGCGAAGATCCGCAGCCGGCACTAAGCCGCGCCGCGTATCCCGCGAAAGAAAGCAGCCTCCGGGCTGCTTTTTTTTCGCCTGTCGTTTTCGTCTGTTTTTTGCGGGCCGGATCATTCCGTCCGGTCGTGCTATTTCACCCGTCTGCCGCGATTCGATGTCAGAGTGTCGTCAGCGGAGCGCGGCATCATCCGCGGTGAGGCTGTCCGTCGCGATCAGGCGGCGGAGGCGCGCGCAGCAGGCGCGCGCGGGCCGATCAGACAAAAAGGACGGAGACATTCATGGCAGCAGACCTTGGCGTGGGCGCGCTGATCGCGCCCGAGAACGGCTTGTCGTACGTGCGTGGCGCGACCGACGTACCGCTATCTGAAGCGACGATCGGCCGGTTCCTGCGCGATACCGCCGGCCGCTTTCCCGACCGTCCGGCCGTCGTGTTCCGCGAGCAGCAGGTGCGCTGGACCTGGCGCGAGTTCGCGAACGAGGTCGACGTGCTCGCGGCCGGCCTGGCCGCGCTCGGCATCGTGAAGGGCGACCGCGTCGGCATCTGGTCGCCGAACCGCAGCGAATGGCTGCTCACGCAGTTCGCGACTGCGCGGATCGGCGCGGTGCTCGTCAACCTGAATCCGGCCTATCGGCTCGCCGAGCTCGAATAC
The DNA window shown above is from Burkholderia cepacia and carries:
- the atpA gene encoding F0F1 ATP synthase subunit alpha; the protein is MQLNPSEISELIKSRIQGLEASADVRNQGTVISVTDGIVRIHGLSDVMQGEMLEFPGNTFGLALNLERDSVGAVILGEYEHISEGDIVKTTGRILEVPVGPELVGRVVDALGNPIDGKGPVNAKLTDAIEKIAPGVIWRKSVSQPVQTGIKSIDAMVPIGRGQRELIIGDRQCGKTAVALDAIINQKGKDLICIYVAIGQKASSIMNVVRKLEETGAMEYTIVVAASASDSAAMQYLAPYAGCTMGEYFRDRGQDALIIYDDLTKQAWAYRQISLLLRRPPGREAYPGDVFYLHSRLLERAARVSEEYVEKFTNGEVKGKSGSLTALPVIETQAGDVTAFVPTNVISITDGQIFLETDLFNAGIRPAINAGVSVSRVGGAAQTKVVKKLSGGIRTDLAQYRELAAFAQFASDLDEATRKQLERGRRVTELLKQPQYQPLQVWELAVSLYAANNGYLDDLDVKQVLSFEKGLRENLKTSHADLIKRIEDTKDLSKDDEGALRSAIESFKKSGAY
- a CDS encoding F0F1 ATP synthase subunit epsilon; this encodes MATIKVDVVSAEEQIFSGEAKFVALPGETGELGILPGHTPLITRIRPGAVRIEVEGGNDEFVFVAGGILEVQPGAVTVLADTAIRGKDLDAAKAEEARKRAEETLQNAKSDLDLAKAQSELATAMAQLEAIQRLAKIRSRH
- the atpD gene encoding F0F1 ATP synthase subunit beta; this translates as MSTAALVEGKIVQCIGAVIDVEFPRDSMPKIYDALILDGSELTLEVQQQLGDGVVRTICLGASDGLRRGLTVKNTAKPISVPVGKPTLGRIMDVLGRPIDEAGPIESATTRSIHQKAPAFDELSPSTELLETGIKVIDLICPFAKGGKVGLFGGAGVGKTVNMMELINNIAKEHGGYSVFAGVGERTREGNDFYHEMKDSNVLDKVALVYGQMNEPPGNRLRVALTGLTMAEHFRDEGLDVLFFVDNIYRFTLAGTEVSALLGRMPSAVGYQPTLAEEMGKLQERITSTKKGSITSVQAVYVPADDLTDPSPATTFGHLDATVVLSRDIASLGIYPAVDPLDSTSRQIDPNVIGEEHYSITRRVQQTLQRYKELRDIIAILGMDELSPEDKLSVARARKIQRFLSQPFHVAEVFTGSPGKYVPLKETIRGFKMIVDGECDHLPEQAFYMVGTIDEAFEKAKKIS
- the atpG gene encoding F0F1 ATP synthase subunit gamma, with amino-acid sequence MAGMKEIRGKIKSVQNTRKITKAMEMVAASKMRRAQERMRAARPYADKVRAIAAHMSRANPEYRHPFMVANEGVNTAGIILVTTDKGLCGGLNTNVLRATVQKFKELEEKGQKLEATAIGSKGLGFLNRFGAKVMSQVVHLGDTPHLDKLIGAVKTQLDLYSEGKLSAVYIAYTRFVNTMKQEAVIEQLLPLSSEHFEADDGTPATSWDYIYEPDAQAVVDELLVRYVEALVYQAVAENMASEQSARMVAMKAASDNAKTVISELQLVYNKSRQAAITKELSEIVGGAAAV